The Immundisolibacter cernigliae genome has a window encoding:
- the proB gene encoding glutamate 5-kinase yields the protein MRAAHAGAGRWVVKIGSALLTACGAGLDMAAINAWVAQLVRLRAQGRQVVVVSSGAVAEGMRRLGWERRPDAIHDLQAAAAVGQMGLVQAWESCFQTHGVHTAQVLLTHDDLADRRRYLNARSTLRTLLDLGVVPIVNENDTVAFDELRFGDNDTLGGLVANLVEAKLLVLLTDRDAMYDADPAQNPAAQRLATAHTADPALDAMAGPSGGPLGRGGMQTKLRAARLAARSGAATWIVGGAIENVLTELAEGADIGTLLLPEQEPLQARKLWLAGNLRVRGRLHIDAGAERVLRQAGRSLLAVGVTAVEGDFRRGDLVACVTADGREVARGLCNYGAEEARQIKGLPSSRFAEVLGYVDEPELVHRDNLVLT from the coding sequence ATCCGGGCCGCCCATGCCGGCGCCGGGCGCTGGGTCGTCAAGATCGGCAGCGCGCTGCTGACCGCCTGCGGCGCCGGGCTGGATATGGCCGCCATCAACGCCTGGGTGGCGCAGCTGGTACGGCTGCGCGCGCAGGGCCGCCAGGTGGTGGTGGTGTCCTCGGGTGCCGTGGCGGAAGGCATGCGCCGCCTCGGCTGGGAGCGCCGTCCGGACGCCATCCATGACCTGCAGGCCGCTGCCGCGGTCGGCCAGATGGGCCTGGTGCAGGCCTGGGAGAGCTGCTTCCAAACCCACGGCGTGCACACCGCGCAGGTGCTGCTGACGCACGACGATCTGGCCGACCGCAGGCGCTACCTGAACGCGCGCAGCACGCTGCGCACGCTGCTGGACCTGGGCGTGGTGCCGATCGTCAACGAGAACGACACGGTCGCCTTCGACGAGCTGCGCTTTGGCGACAACGACACCCTGGGCGGCCTGGTGGCGAATCTGGTGGAAGCCAAGCTGCTGGTGCTGCTGACCGACCGCGACGCCATGTACGACGCCGATCCGGCCCAGAACCCGGCCGCGCAGCGCCTGGCGACTGCGCACACCGCCGATCCGGCGCTCGACGCGATGGCCGGTCCTAGTGGCGGCCCGCTCGGCCGCGGCGGCATGCAGACCAAGCTGCGCGCGGCGCGTCTGGCGGCGCGCTCCGGGGCTGCCACGTGGATCGTCGGCGGCGCCATCGAAAACGTGCTCACCGAACTGGCCGAAGGCGCTGACATCGGCACCCTGCTGCTGCCCGAACAGGAGCCGCTGCAGGCGCGCAAGCTGTGGCTGGCGGGGAACCTTCGCGTGCGCGGGCGCCTGCACATCGACGCCGGCGCCGAACGGGTGCTGCGCCAGGCCGGGCGCAGCCTGCTGGCGGTGGGCGTGACGGCGGTGGAAGGCGATTTTCGCCGTGGCGACCTGGTCGCCTGCGTGACCGCCGACGGCCGCGAGGTGGCCCGCGGCCTGTGCAATTACGGCGCCGAGGAAGCCCGCCAGATCAAGGGGCTACCGAGCAGCCGCTTCGCCGAGGTGCTCGGCTACGTCGACGAGCCGGAGCTGGTGCACCGCGACAACCTGGTGCTGACGTGA
- the ribF gene encoding bifunctional riboflavin kinase/FAD synthetase, translating to MELIRGLHNLRPRHRGCVASIGNFDGVHLGHQAIVARLQEHAAATGLPARVVLFEPQPLEFFRPDQVEPRLMRLREKLAALDALGVDGVLCLHFDARLAGMPRDAFVEHLLIEGLGVRQLVVGPDFRFGHKRLGDVDYLKTVGTSAGFGVEAMPPLLLDGERVSSTAVRQHLTGGDLAGAARLLGRPYTLHGRVSHGDARGRTIGFPTLNLPLRRKAVSLRGVFAVRVTGLADRPLPAVANLGVRPTVDGTYPLLEVHVLDFAGQVYGRQVQVEFVQQLRDERRFDGLDALRAQIELDLRAARRVFAKP from the coding sequence GTGGAACTGATCCGCGGCCTGCACAACCTGCGCCCGCGCCACCGCGGCTGCGTGGCCAGCATCGGCAACTTCGACGGCGTGCACCTGGGCCACCAGGCCATCGTTGCGCGCCTGCAGGAACACGCCGCAGCCACCGGCCTGCCGGCGCGGGTGGTGCTGTTCGAGCCGCAGCCGCTGGAGTTCTTTCGGCCCGACCAGGTCGAGCCGCGCCTGATGCGCCTGCGCGAGAAACTGGCGGCCCTGGACGCGCTCGGCGTGGACGGCGTGCTGTGCCTGCATTTCGATGCCCGGCTGGCTGGCATGCCGCGCGACGCCTTCGTCGAGCATCTGTTGATCGAGGGTCTGGGCGTGCGCCAGCTGGTGGTGGGCCCGGATTTTCGCTTCGGGCACAAGCGCCTGGGCGATGTGGACTATCTGAAGACTGTCGGCACGTCCGCGGGTTTTGGCGTCGAAGCCATGCCCCCGCTACTGCTGGACGGCGAGCGGGTCAGCAGCACCGCGGTACGCCAGCATCTGACGGGCGGCGATCTTGCCGGCGCGGCGCGCCTGCTGGGCCGGCCCTACACGCTGCACGGTCGGGTCAGCCACGGCGACGCGCGCGGGCGCACCATCGGCTTCCCGACGCTGAATCTGCCGCTGCGCCGCAAGGCGGTCAGCCTGCGCGGCGTGTTTGCCGTGCGCGTGACGGGCCTTGCCGACCGGCCGCTGCCGGCGGTGGCCAATCTTGGCGTGCGCCCGACCGTGGACGGCACGTACCCGCTGCTGGAAGTGCACGTGCTGGACTTTGCCGGACAGGTCTACGGCCGCCAGGTGCAAGTCGAGTTCGTGCAGCAATTGCGCGACGAGCGCCGCTTCGACGGGCTGGACGCGCTGCGCGCGCAGATCGAGCTCGATCTGCGCGCCGCCCGCCGCGTATTTGCCAAACCCTGA
- the cgtA gene encoding Obg family GTPase CgtA, with the protein MRFVDEATITVAGGKGGNGCMAFRREKYIPFGGPDGGDGGDGGSVYLVADEGLSTLSDFRYQREFRAESGHAGAGSCRTGRAGADREVTVPLGTEVRDADTGEIIGDLTHHGQRLKVAAGGFHGLGNTRYKSSINRAPRQTSPGKPGELRRLALELRLLADVGLLGAPNAGKSTLLAAVSQARPKIADYPFTTLNPELGVVEVDRFRRFVMADIPGLIEGSAAGAGLGTQFLRHLGRTRLLLHVLDLAPADPASIPAQEARKIVAELEAFSPELAALPRWLVLNKADLLLPDEAAARGAQIADELGWSGPLFLISAATGSGCQALCEAIMRHLEQQALQARE; encoded by the coding sequence ATGCGATTCGTCGATGAAGCCACCATCACCGTTGCCGGCGGCAAGGGCGGCAACGGCTGCATGGCGTTCCGGCGCGAAAAATACATCCCCTTCGGCGGCCCGGACGGTGGCGACGGCGGCGACGGCGGCAGCGTCTATCTGGTGGCCGACGAGGGCCTGAGCACGCTCAGCGACTTTCGCTATCAGCGCGAGTTTCGCGCCGAAAGCGGCCACGCCGGTGCCGGCAGCTGCCGCACCGGACGGGCCGGCGCCGACCGCGAGGTTACCGTGCCGCTGGGCACCGAGGTGCGCGACGCCGACACCGGCGAGATCATCGGCGACCTGACGCACCACGGCCAGCGCCTGAAGGTCGCCGCCGGCGGCTTTCATGGCCTGGGCAACACCCGCTACAAGAGCAGCATCAACCGCGCCCCGCGCCAGACCAGTCCCGGCAAGCCCGGCGAGCTGCGCCGCCTGGCGCTGGAATTGCGCCTGCTGGCCGACGTCGGCCTGCTGGGCGCGCCCAATGCCGGCAAATCGACGCTGCTGGCGGCGGTGTCGCAGGCGCGGCCCAAGATCGCCGACTACCCGTTCACGACGCTGAATCCGGAACTGGGCGTGGTCGAGGTCGACCGCTTTCGCCGCTTCGTGATGGCCGACATCCCGGGCCTGATCGAGGGCTCGGCCGCCGGCGCCGGTCTTGGCACGCAGTTCCTGCGGCACCTGGGCCGCACCCGCCTGCTGCTGCACGTGCTGGATCTCGCGCCGGCCGACCCGGCCAGCATCCCGGCCCAGGAAGCGCGCAAGATCGTTGCGGAACTGGAAGCCTTCAGTCCCGAGCTGGCCGCCCTGCCGCGCTGGCTGGTGCTGAACAAGGCCGATCTGCTGCTGCCGGACGAAGCCGCCGCGCGCGGCGCCCAGATCGCCGACGAGTTGGGTTGGAGCGGGCCACTGTTCCTCATCTCGGCGGCCACCGGCAGCGGCTGCCAGGCGCTGTGCGAGGCCATCATGCGGCACCTCGAACAGCAGGCCTTGCAGGCCAGGGAATGA
- a CDS encoding nucleotide sugar dehydrogenase → MTDPPTLAQARVGVLGLGYVGLPLAVALAARFPTLGFDIDRQRIAVLNAGHDATGEVSAAQLRASALRLSCESADLADCNTYIVTVPTPVDTHKRPDFGPLLAASRTVGQVLKAGDVVVYESTVYPGATEEICAPVLERESGLTLNRDFFVGYSPERINPGDREHRLETVTKITSGSTPAAAQYVDALYATITKTHCASSIRVAEAAKVIENTQRDLNIALVNELALIFNRLGIDTTEVLEAAGTKWNFLPFRPGLVGGHCIGVDPYYLTHKAQEIGYHPEVILAGRRINDGMGRYVAERVARLLIRRRLPVAGARALVLGITFKENCPDVRNTRVVDVVRELEDFGMAVDVHDPWADAAVCDEEYGIHLCAEPVAGAYSAVVLAVAHRQFVDLDAERLGALKAPRAVVYDIKSVLPRDQVDERL, encoded by the coding sequence ATGACGGACCCGCCGACACTGGCACAGGCACGTGTCGGTGTGCTTGGACTCGGTTATGTCGGCCTGCCGCTGGCGGTGGCGCTGGCCGCCCGCTTTCCCACGCTTGGCTTCGACATCGACCGCCAGCGCATCGCGGTCCTGAACGCCGGGCATGACGCGACCGGCGAGGTGAGCGCCGCGCAGCTTCGGGCGAGCGCCTTGCGTTTGTCCTGTGAGTCCGCTGATCTGGCCGACTGCAACACCTATATCGTCACCGTGCCAACGCCGGTGGATACCCACAAGCGACCGGACTTCGGGCCCCTGCTGGCGGCCAGCCGCACCGTGGGGCAGGTTCTGAAAGCCGGCGATGTGGTGGTTTACGAATCCACGGTGTATCCGGGCGCGACCGAGGAAATCTGCGCACCGGTCCTGGAGCGCGAATCCGGCCTGACGCTGAACCGCGATTTTTTCGTCGGCTACAGCCCCGAGCGCATCAATCCCGGTGACCGCGAGCACCGCCTGGAGACGGTGACCAAGATCACCTCCGGTTCCACGCCGGCGGCGGCCCAGTACGTGGACGCGCTGTACGCCACCATCACCAAAACCCACTGCGCCAGCAGCATCCGCGTCGCGGAAGCGGCCAAGGTGATCGAGAACACCCAGCGCGATCTGAACATCGCCCTGGTCAACGAGCTGGCGCTGATCTTCAACCGGCTCGGCATCGACACAACGGAAGTGCTGGAAGCGGCCGGCACCAAGTGGAATTTCCTGCCGTTTCGACCGGGCCTGGTCGGCGGTCACTGTATCGGTGTCGATCCGTATTACCTCACGCACAAGGCGCAGGAGATCGGCTACCACCCGGAAGTGATCCTGGCTGGCCGGCGCATCAACGACGGCATGGGTCGCTACGTGGCGGAGCGCGTGGCACGTCTGCTGATTCGCCGCCGGCTGCCGGTGGCCGGTGCGCGGGCGCTGGTGCTGGGCATCACGTTCAAGGAAAACTGCCCCGACGTGCGCAACACCCGCGTCGTGGATGTGGTGCGCGAGCTCGAAGATTTCGGCATGGCGGTCGACGTGCATGATCCGTGGGCGGATGCGGCGGTCTGCGACGAGGAATACGGCATCCACCTGTGCGCCGAGCCGGTGGCGGGGGCCTATAGCGCCGTTGTCCTGGCGGTTGCGCACCGCCAGTTTGTCGATCTGGACGCCGAGCGGCTCGGTGCCCTCAAGGCGCCGCGAGCGGTGGTTTACGACATCAAGTCGGTGCTGCCGCGCGACCAGGTGGACGAGCGGCTGTGA
- a CDS encoding DUF2203 domain-containing protein encodes MFSLAEARTLFPLVRGITARTADELAPVQRQLKVLPRRSPELQAAEQRYQAIVGAWVNKMRRLGLVVKGLWLVDFDTGDGYLCWKYPELKLGHYHGYDEGFAGRRPLDEVLETQDPDWARY; translated from the coding sequence GTGTTCAGCCTCGCCGAGGCGCGGACGCTGTTCCCGCTGGTGCGCGGCATCACCGCGCGCACGGCCGACGAGCTGGCGCCGGTGCAGCGGCAACTGAAGGTGCTGCCGCGCCGCAGCCCGGAGCTGCAGGCTGCCGAGCAGCGCTACCAGGCCATCGTCGGCGCCTGGGTCAACAAGATGCGCCGCCTGGGCCTGGTGGTGAAGGGCCTGTGGCTGGTCGATTTCGACACCGGCGACGGCTACCTGTGCTGGAAGTATCCGGAACTGAAGCTCGGCCACTACCACGGCTACGACGAGGGCTTCGCTGGCCGCCGGCCGCTGGACGAGGTGCTCGAAACGCAGGACCCGGACTGGGCGCGCTACTGA
- the rplU gene encoding 50S ribosomal protein L21: MFAVIETGGKQYRVAQGLVLKVEKLDGAVGDTLTFDRVLMVGAGAEVKVGRPYVEGATVTAELRALGRHPKIRIIKFRRRKHHQKQMGHRQHYAEIAITSIGAP; this comes from the coding sequence ATGTTTGCGGTAATCGAAACCGGTGGCAAGCAGTACCGGGTGGCGCAGGGTCTGGTCCTGAAGGTGGAAAAACTGGACGGCGCCGTCGGCGACACGCTCACCTTCGATCGCGTGCTGATGGTCGGCGCCGGGGCCGAGGTGAAGGTCGGCCGGCCCTACGTCGAGGGCGCCACCGTGACCGCCGAGCTGCGCGCGCTGGGCCGCCACCCGAAGATTCGCATCATCAAGTTCCGTCGGCGCAAGCACCATCAGAAGCAGATGGGCCACCGCCAGCACTACGCCGAAATCGCCATCACCAGCATCGGCGCGCCCTAA
- the murJ gene encoding murein biosynthesis integral membrane protein MurJ — protein sequence MLRSAASVGVATTSSRVLGYVRDTVIATTFGAGPAADAFFVAFRIPNFLRRLFAEGAFSQAFVPVLSEYRTTRDPADVRDLVAHTLGTLGLVLLGVTLLAVAAAPLLVWLLAPGFGDDPQRSALTTTLLRITFWYLPLVSLAAAVGGVLNTFGRYFTPALTPLFLNLAMIGAAVWLAPRLDVPVLALAIGVVIGGLLQLLWQLPTLAALGNLARPRVSFSHPGVRRILRLMGPGVFGSSVAQVNLMFDTVVASFLVTGSVSWLYYADRLMEFPLGVLAIAFATVILPRLSRQHASGDGEAFSRTLDWGLRWVLLVGAPAAAALFVLAGPLLGTLFSYGAFDAHSVHMARQALWAFAPGLLAFMAIKVLAPGYYARQDTRSPVRIGVLAMLVNMGLTLILVWPLKHAGLAAATSLAAYLNAILLLRGLLRGGAYRPRPGWGLFTTRVALATAAMTALLWLGAGSLDAWLALGAGERVARLGLWVAAGGACYGAALLALRLPLAQLRHP from the coding sequence ATGCTGCGTTCGGCCGCCTCGGTGGGCGTCGCCACCACCAGCTCGCGCGTGCTCGGCTACGTCCGGGATACCGTCATCGCCACCACCTTCGGCGCCGGCCCGGCGGCGGATGCGTTCTTCGTTGCCTTTCGCATCCCGAACTTTCTGCGCCGGCTGTTCGCCGAGGGCGCCTTCTCGCAGGCTTTCGTGCCGGTGCTGTCCGAATACCGCACCACACGCGATCCGGCCGACGTACGCGACCTGGTCGCCCACACGCTGGGCACGCTCGGACTGGTGCTGCTGGGCGTGACGCTGCTGGCGGTCGCGGCCGCGCCGCTGCTGGTGTGGCTGCTGGCGCCCGGCTTCGGTGACGACCCGCAGCGCAGCGCGCTGACGACCACGCTGCTGCGGATCACGTTCTGGTATCTGCCGCTGGTGTCGCTGGCGGCGGCGGTCGGCGGCGTTCTGAATACCTTTGGACGCTACTTCACGCCGGCCCTGACGCCGCTGTTCCTGAATCTGGCCATGATCGGCGCCGCGGTCTGGCTGGCGCCGCGCCTGGACGTGCCGGTGCTGGCGCTGGCCATCGGCGTGGTCATCGGTGGGCTGCTGCAACTGCTGTGGCAATTGCCCACCCTGGCAGCGCTCGGCAACCTGGCGCGACCCCGCGTGAGCTTTTCCCACCCCGGCGTGCGGCGCATCCTCAGACTCATGGGGCCGGGCGTGTTCGGCTCCTCGGTGGCGCAGGTCAACCTGATGTTCGACACCGTGGTGGCGTCGTTCCTGGTCACCGGCAGCGTGTCCTGGCTGTATTACGCGGACCGGCTGATGGAATTTCCGCTCGGCGTGCTGGCGATCGCCTTCGCGACCGTCATCCTGCCGCGTCTGTCGCGGCAGCACGCCAGCGGCGACGGCGAGGCCTTCTCGCGCACGCTCGACTGGGGCCTGCGCTGGGTGCTGCTGGTCGGCGCGCCGGCGGCGGCGGCGCTGTTCGTGCTGGCCGGCCCGCTGCTGGGCACGCTGTTCAGTTATGGCGCCTTCGATGCCCACTCGGTGCACATGGCCCGTCAGGCCCTGTGGGCATTCGCGCCCGGCCTGCTGGCGTTCATGGCCATCAAGGTGCTGGCGCCCGGTTACTACGCGCGCCAGGACACGCGCAGTCCGGTGCGCATCGGCGTGCTGGCCATGCTGGTCAACATGGGCCTGACGCTGATCCTGGTGTGGCCGCTGAAGCACGCCGGGCTGGCCGCCGCCACCAGCCTGGCGGCCTATCTCAACGCGATACTATTGCTGCGCGGCCTGCTGCGTGGCGGTGCGTACCGCCCCCGGCCCGGCTGGGGGCTGTTTACAACCCGCGTGGCGCTGGCCACGGCGGCCATGACGGCGCTGCTTTGGCTGGGCGCCGGTTCGCTCGATGCCTGGCTGGCGCTGGGCGCGGGCGAGCGGGTGGCCCGGCTGGGCCTGTGGGTCGCCGCCGGCGGCGCATGCTACGGCGCCGCGCTGTTGGCGCTGCGCCTGCCGCTGGCCCAGTTGCGCCATCCCTGA
- the rpmA gene encoding 50S ribosomal protein L27 produces the protein MAHKKAAGSSRNGRDSVSKRLGVKRFGGEHVLAGNILVRQRGTEFHPGDNVGLGRDHTLFALVEGHVRFRVGGEKSRRFVSVEPLA, from the coding sequence ATGGCCCATAAAAAAGCCGCCGGCAGTTCCCGCAACGGCCGCGATTCCGTCTCCAAGCGCCTTGGCGTCAAGCGCTTCGGCGGCGAGCACGTGCTGGCCGGCAACATCCTGGTGCGCCAGCGCGGCACCGAGTTCCATCCGGGCGACAACGTCGGCCTGGGCCGGGATCACACCCTGTTCGCCCTGGTCGAGGGGCATGTGCGCTTTCGTGTCGGCGGCGAGAAAAGCCGTCGCTTCGTCAGCGTCGAGCCGCTGGCCTGA
- a CDS encoding NAD-dependent epimerase — protein sequence MRILVTGTAGFIGGAVAHRLLDQGHQVIGLDEVNDYYDVNLKLARLARLTPRAGFTEARISLQDRPAIERLFADKRPQRVIHLAAQAGVRYSLTHPHAYVDSNLVGFMNILEGCRHNGVEHLVYASSSSVYGANTKLPFSEHDLADHPLSLYAATKRSNELMAHCYAHLYGLPVSGLRFFTVYGPWGRPDMALFLFTRAILAGEPIEVFNQGHHRRDFTYIDDIVEGVLRVTARVAAPNPGWDGENPDPATSRAPFRVYNIGNNRPVELLRYIEVIEDCLGRKAVKNLLPMQPGDVPETSANIDDLGADVGYRPATPVEIGVRNFVAWYRDYYKV from the coding sequence ATGCGCATCCTGGTTACCGGCACGGCCGGTTTCATCGGCGGGGCCGTCGCCCATCGCCTGCTCGATCAAGGCCATCAGGTCATCGGCCTGGACGAGGTCAACGATTACTACGACGTGAACCTGAAGCTGGCGCGCCTGGCCCGCTTGACGCCGCGGGCCGGCTTCACGGAAGCGCGCATCAGCCTGCAGGACCGCCCGGCCATCGAGCGGCTGTTCGCCGACAAGCGCCCGCAGCGGGTGATCCACCTGGCCGCGCAGGCCGGCGTGCGCTACTCGCTGACCCATCCGCACGCCTATGTCGACTCGAACCTGGTCGGCTTCATGAACATCCTGGAGGGCTGTCGCCACAACGGCGTCGAGCATCTCGTCTACGCCTCCAGCAGTTCGGTCTATGGCGCCAACACCAAGCTGCCGTTTTCAGAGCACGATCTGGCCGACCATCCGCTGAGCCTGTACGCGGCCACCAAGCGCTCGAACGAACTGATGGCGCACTGCTACGCGCACCTGTACGGCCTGCCGGTGAGCGGGCTGCGCTTCTTTACCGTCTATGGCCCGTGGGGCCGGCCGGACATGGCGCTGTTCCTGTTCACGCGCGCCATCCTGGCCGGCGAGCCGATCGAGGTGTTCAACCAGGGCCACCACCGGCGCGATTTCACGTACATCGACGACATCGTCGAGGGCGTGCTGCGCGTCACCGCCCGCGTGGCGGCGCCCAATCCCGGCTGGGATGGCGAGAATCCCGATCCGGCCACCAGCCGGGCGCCGTTTCGCGTCTACAACATCGGCAACAACCGTCCGGTGGAGCTGCTGCGCTACATCGAGGTGATCGAGGACTGTCTGGGCAGGAAGGCGGTCAAGAACCTGCTGCCCATGCAGCCCGGGGATGTGCCGGAGACCAGCGCCAACATCGACGACCTGGGCGCGGATGTCGGTTATCGACCAGCGACACCGGTCGAAATCGGTGTGCGCAATTTCGTCGCCTGGTACCGCGATTACTACAAGGTCTGA
- the rpsT gene encoding 30S ribosomal protein S20: MANSPQAIKRARQNDDHRAHNASRRSMLRTAVKRVLAAIRAGDADTAGTSYRAAVPLLDRMAARGLIHKNTAARHKSRLNKRIHALRQAA, from the coding sequence TTGGCCAACAGCCCGCAAGCCATCAAACGCGCCCGTCAGAACGACGACCACCGCGCCCACAACGCCAGCCGCCGTTCGATGCTGCGCACCGCCGTCAAGCGCGTGCTGGCGGCGATCCGCGCCGGCGACGCCGACACCGCTGGCACCAGCTACCGCGCTGCGGTGCCCCTGCTGGACCGCATGGCCGCCCGCGGCCTGATCCACAAGAACACCGCCGCCCGTCACAAGAGCCGCCTGAACAAGCGCATCCACGCGCTGCGCCAGGCCGCCTGA
- a CDS encoding polyprenyl synthetase family protein — MTANPLAALLAPAAADMAAVNALIEQRLHSTVPTIDQLSGYIIHSGGKRLRPVMAVLSARACGYSGDQHCLLAAIVEFIHTATLLHDDVVDESELRRGRATANSRFGNGLSVLVGDFLYSRSFQMMVELGSKEVMDVLATATNQISEGEVLQFLNRRNVDATPEQCLAIARSKTATLFEAAARCGALLAGQDRAGQDALGDYGLHFGLAYQLVDDLLDYRGDAARIGKNLGDDLAEGSPTLPLAYALQAADPQQARVLRSALGEDGEPDFAAVLAVIESTGAIAYTAGLAQTHAERAQAALSGLPDSPARAALQGLARFAVSRDF; from the coding sequence ATGACTGCCAATCCCCTGGCCGCGCTGCTGGCGCCGGCCGCCGCCGACATGGCGGCCGTAAATGCGCTCATCGAGCAGCGCCTGCACTCGACGGTCCCGACCATCGACCAGTTGTCGGGCTACATCATTCACAGTGGCGGCAAGCGACTGCGGCCGGTGATGGCGGTGCTGTCGGCCCGCGCCTGCGGCTATTCGGGCGACCAGCATTGCCTGCTGGCGGCCATCGTCGAATTCATCCACACCGCCACCCTGCTGCACGACGACGTGGTGGACGAGTCCGAACTGCGGCGCGGACGGGCGACTGCCAACAGCCGCTTCGGCAACGGTCTGAGCGTGCTGGTGGGCGACTTCCTGTACTCGCGTTCGTTCCAGATGATGGTGGAGCTGGGGTCCAAGGAGGTTATGGACGTTCTGGCGACGGCCACCAATCAGATTTCCGAGGGCGAGGTGTTGCAGTTCCTCAATCGCCGTAACGTCGACGCCACGCCCGAGCAGTGCCTGGCCATCGCCCGCAGCAAGACGGCGACGCTGTTCGAGGCGGCCGCCCGCTGCGGGGCCCTGCTGGCCGGGCAGGACCGCGCCGGCCAGGATGCGCTGGGCGATTACGGGCTGCATTTCGGTCTGGCCTACCAGCTGGTCGATGACCTGCTCGACTACCGGGGCGACGCGGCGCGCATCGGCAAGAACCTGGGCGACGACCTGGCCGAGGGCAGCCCGACGCTGCCCTTGGCCTATGCCCTGCAGGCGGCCGATCCGCAGCAGGCGCGCGTGCTGCGCTCGGCGCTGGGCGAGGACGGCGAGCCGGACTTCGCGGCGGTGCTGGCCGTGATTGAATCGACCGGGGCCATCGCGTACACTGCCGGCCTCGCGCAGACCCATGCCGAGCGCGCCCAGGCGGCCCTTTCCGGGCTGCCGGACTCGCCGGCACGGGCGGCCCTGCAGGGGCTGGCCCGGTTTGCAGTTTCCCGGGATTTCTGA